The DNA region GGCCACTGCCTCATCCAATGTCTTCTGAAACATCTCCACGCCCGTTATAATTGTGCTCCTCGTCTCCTTCAATCCAACAATGTCTACTGTATCCCCAATCTTGATTGTCCCCCTCTCCACCCTCCCAGTAGCCACAGTCCCCCTACCGGTGATCGAGAAAACATCCTCTATAGCCATCAAAAACGGCAAATCAGTCCTTCTCTGCGGAATGGGAATGTAGCTATCGACCTCATCCATCAGCTGATAAATTTTATCAACCCACTCATTCTCCCCTCTTTTAATCTTAGGGTTCTCAATCAAAGCATTCAAAGCTAGCAATGCAGAGCCAGAAACAATCGGAATATCATCACCAGGAAATTCATGCGTGGAAAGCAAATCCCTCACCTCCAATTCCACCAGCTGCAGCAGCTCCTCATCATCAACCTGATCCTGTTTATTCAAAAAAACCACCATACTCGGCACCCCGACCTGCTTCGCGAGCAAAATGTGCTCCTTCGTCTGCGGCATGGGGCCATCGGCGCCGGAGACGACGAGGATCGCGCCGTCCATCTGCGCAGCGCCGGTGATCATGTTCTTCACGTAGTCGGCGTGGCCGGGGCAGTCGACGTGGGCGTAGTGGCGGCTCTCCGTCTCGTACTCGACGGTAGCGGTGTTGATCGTGATGCCGCGCTTCAGCTCCTCGGGAGCGGCGTCGATCTCCTCGTACCTCTTCGGGGCGGAGTTTCCGAGGGAGGCCAGCGCCATCGTGAGCGCGGCGGTCAGGGTGGTTTTTCCATGATCGACGTGGCCGATCGTGCCGATGTTGACGTGCGGCTTCTTCCGCTCGAACTTTCCACGGGCGGCGCGGACGGAGAAGCGGCGGAGCGGGGCGGCGACGACGTTGTGGAATTGGAAATGGAAGTTGGTGGAGGGAGTGAATGAAGAGACGAGGGCGAATTTAGAGGATTTTGGGGAGGGGTTGGGGTTTGGGAATAAAGGTGTGGAAATGTGTGAGAGCTTTGCGATCGATGAAACGGCGGCCATGGGagattctagagagagagaaaagaactTTGTCAATTACGAGCATTTTAAAACttgaattttttataattgCAGTTTAAAGCTTCAACAATATAGAGTTTATAGTTAAAATCCCTAacgtttattacttgcattgCATGGATGCATTCCTTTTTCTGAATGTGAATGAGTTGCTTGTAAAGGCCCCCAAACTCTTACAAAATTGTAGTTTTGTCCTTCATACTATGAATAATTGCTTTACTAGTCCACTCATTAGAGCTAAATACAAAACCAACTGAACCATTTacttaagtactccctccgtcccgcactactcgcacttatttccgtttttgggcgtcccaagttacttgcactctttccatttttagtaaaaaatttcacctacagccgtcatttttgactttcctatacactcattccttaatctccgagccgaaaaggaaatgagcgagtagcccgggacggagggagtatatgatgaTCAAATAGCACATTTAGATCATTCTGAAAAGGGAagggaaggaaaaaaaaaatgaaagaaaacaacTTCCCTATACAGCAAAGTAATACAACAGACGCACAGTTGGAAGAACAAGATACATCTGGTAGCTTACATTACACGTTATTCTTCTATCAGCTGAACTTCGCTTCAtctctgcaaaacagttgcagTCGACATTGATCATGATTCATGATAATTTCCTGCAAACATCTAAAACTAATTTTCTTTCAAACACAAAAGAGGTGTAGCTTCTCGTTCAATTCGTGCCATATATCTTTGCGTTGCATACTCTAGTAATCCTGTGGTGACCCTCCTTTGGCACGTCCTTCAGAAGTTCCAAAACGGCTTCTTTGTGCATCAGCTTCAGATCGTTCAGCTCCTTGTACTGCTCATCCAGCACAGAGTCGAGTTTCTTTAGAACACTTTTGATGCCACCCGTGTCACTTCCACGTGGAGACGAGTTGTCTTTTTCTTCCAATTGGCGAGGATTCCTGTTTTCAGGTGGACCAAGGAGCCGGTGACCTTCATTAAATTGTAATCTGCTAGGTGCCGAATCCGGTTCCTGCTTGCTGTCATCTTCGTGATCAGAGTCATACTCCACGTGACTGAGAAGCGAAACATCGTGAGAGGTGCTATTATCTTTATGGCTGAATGGTGATTGTGACGTCACTTCAGACCAGGTGTCTCCAGACACGGTTGAATCAGCTGACATCAAGTTAGACGGCCCTGCCTTTAGTGGTGAGCATCCGCCACAAGCTTTGGGTGAATCAGACCAATATTTTCTACCCGAGGGGAGTCTTTCCAAAACAAGAGGGCCAGAGGGATGATTCTCATGCATCGTGGGACTGGAAGACATGTCTCCGTGTGTTCCAAGTACACCAAATTCAATCATTGTTTGACCATTAAAACTGCCGCTGTTTGCAGTTCCTCTAGGTGTCCAATCTGGAATGAGGGATTGGAATTCTGAATCGATCATATCAGCAATAACTGAGACGTCGTGATCTGTCAAATCCAGCTCTTCAACCATTTCACTAGCAACAGCAGTGGAAGTATCCTCCTCCACATCAAATGGAAAGTGAATGTTCCGTATATGACCTGAACGGGTAAAGCAAGTCACTGTGCATTCAATGACAAGAAGCACTAATTGCAGCAAATGGGAAATGGTGATATCAATAACCTGATGCATCTGCTATTCGAAGCTTCAAAAATATCGTATTATGGTCTTTTCTGTGACCCTGCAGTGTGAAGTCTCGACTACCCTCAAATCCAGAATCTTGGTTTGCACCAATGTCAAACCAGTTGCCATTATCACCTGCAAATACATATGGTGGAAAACACTTCCAATTATAACCAAAAAGCGAAATAGATTAGAATCGAATAAAGGCTAAAACTGCACCTGTATCGGTAGATTGTGGCCACATTGAAGAACCTGAACTTTCCTCATCAGATCTTAAGAAAGGATCCATCAGTAATTCTTTGGCTGACAAACGCTCAGGAGCTTTTGCGATGCATTTTTCTATGAACTCCCGGATAGCAGGATCCTTCACTTTCTTTAATGACGCAGGCTTGATCCCCTTTTAAACAATTAAAGAATTTAGTGAAAGGGACCTTTAGACTATCAAAGAATGTGTCCAGCAACAAAGCGAGAAACAGAGATTTCTTTAGTAATATTGTGTCATCTTCTTCGGTTTTATCCTGTTCCTGTATCTGGATATTCACTCCTACtcatctttcttttatttttctgtagTAACAGATGATAAATGCTCAAGGGAATAATTTCGGTATAATACAAGCTTCCCCTTAAAGCAGACAAACGAAAGATAAAAAAGCAAACTACAGACAGTAAAATCAATATCGACTTACCGCTGTCACTTTTTTGTATATCTGAGCAGCATTGGAGCATTCCACATACGGATACTCAAAGGTGACTAGCTCTATCAAGCACATACCGAAAGCGTATATATCTACAAGTTCATTGTATTCTTCCTCATACAGCTCCGGTGCCATGAATTCCGGAGTACCTATCTCAGGATCACATGTCACCTTAACCATAAAATTCAAGCATAACGCAAAATTGAAGTTATAATCAACTAACTTACCTATAACACTGTGAGCTGAACGAGCTTGCTGTAGGATAGCAGCTAGCCCAAGATCACCAATTTTCACCTCTCCTTGATTCCCATTGACAAATATATTATCACATTTCAAGTCGCGATGAATAACTGGAGGATCATGACGATGCAGATATGATAGCCCTTCTAAGATTTGCCTAGACCATTTCTTCAATGCCCTCACATCAACATGCTTGTGTTTCTTCCTATACCTAAACAACACGAAAACCAGTTCGAGCTTCTAAGCTCCCACTCAAGGAAATCAAAAGATTCATAACACAGCAACTGAAAATCCAACGTACTGTCTTAGAGTCCCAGACACGAAAATCTCAGTAATGAAGTTGATATGCTCGTTCTTTGCATCGACCCACGAGCTGTAAAACTTGATAATGTTCTTATGCTTGAG from Salvia splendens isolate huo1 chromosome 9, SspV2, whole genome shotgun sequence includes:
- the LOC121746721 gene encoding probable serine/threonine-protein kinase WNK3 isoform X5: MVQDSASEAESDDCDIVPEFVEVDPSGRYGRYKEVLGKGAFKKVAFDELEGIEVAWNQHKNIIKFYSSWVDAKNEHINFITEIFVSGTLRQYRKKHKHVDVRALKKWSRQILEGLSYLHRHDPPVIHRDLKCDNIFVNGNQGEVKIGDLGLAAILQQARSAHSVIGTPEFMAPELYEEEYNELVDIYAFGMCLIELVTFEYPYVECSNAAQIYKKVTAGIKPASLKKVKDPAIREFIEKCIAKAPERLSAKELLMDPFLRSDEESSGSSMWPQSTDTGDNGNWFDIGANQDSGFEGSRDFTLQGHRKDHNTIFLKLRIADASGHIRNIHFPFDVEEDTSTAVASEMVEELDLTDHDVSVIADMIDSEFQSLIPDWTPRGTANSGSFNGQTMIEFGVLGTHGDMSSSPTMHENHPSGPLVLERLPSGRKYWSDSPKACGGCSPLKAGPSNLMSADSTVSGDTWSEVTSQSPFSHKDNSTSHDVSLLSHVEYDSDHEDDSKQEPDSAPSRLQFNEGHRLLGPPENRNPRQLEEKDNSSPRGSDTGGIKSVLKKLDSVLDEQYKELNDLKLMHKEAVLELLKDVPKEGHHRITRVCNAKIYGTN
- the LOC121746721 gene encoding probable serine/threonine-protein kinase WNK3 isoform X3, with the protein product MVQDSASEAESDDCDIVPEFVEVDPSGRYGRYKEVLGKGAFKKVAFDELEGIEVAWNQVKLADLLRNSVDLERLFSEVHLLKTLKHKNIIKFYSSWVDAKNEHINFITEIFVSGTLRQYRKKHKHVDVRALKKWSRQILEGLSYLHRHDPPVIHRDLKCDNIFVNGNQGEVKIGDLGLAAILQQARSAHSVIGTPEFMAPELYEEEYNELVDIYAFGMCLIELVTFEYPYVECSNAAQIYKKVTAGIKPASLKKVKDPAIREFIEKCIAKAPERLSAKELLMDPFLRSDEESSGSSMWPQSTDTGDNGNWFDIGANQDSGFEGSRDFTLQGHRKDHNTIFLKLRIADASGHIRNIHFPFDVEEDTSTAVASEMVEELDLTDHDVSVIADMIDSEFQSLIPDWTPRGTANSGSFNGQTMIEFGVLGTHGDMSSSPTMHENHPSGPLVLERLPSGRKYWSDSPKACGGCSPLKAGPSNLMSADSTVSGDTWSEVTSQSPFSHKDNSTSHDVSLLSHVEYDSDHEDDSKQEPDSAPSRLQFNEGHRLLGPPENRNPRQLEEKDNSSPRGSDTGGIKSVLKKLDSVLDEQYKELNDLKLMHKEAVLELLKDVPKEGHHRITRVCNAKIYGTN
- the LOC121746721 gene encoding probable serine/threonine-protein kinase WNK3 isoform X4, which translates into the protein MVQDSASEAESDDCDIVPEFVEVDPSGRYGRYKEVLGKGAFKKVYRAFDELEGIEVAWNQHKNIIKFYSSWVDAKNEHINFITEIFVSGTLRQYRKKHKHVDVRALKKWSRQILEGLSYLHRHDPPVIHRDLKCDNIFVNGNQGEVKIGDLGLAAILQQARSAHSVIGTPEFMAPELYEEEYNELVDIYAFGMCLIELVTFEYPYVECSNAAQIYKKVTAGIKPASLKKVKDPAIREFIEKCIAKAPERLSAKELLMDPFLRSDEESSGSSMWPQSTDTGDNGNWFDIGANQDSGFEGSRDFTLQGHRKDHNTIFLKLRIADASGHIRNIHFPFDVEEDTSTAVASEMVEELDLTDHDVSVIADMIDSEFQSLIPDWTPRGTANSGSFNGQTMIEFGVLGTHGDMSSSPTMHENHPSGPLVLERLPSGRKYWSDSPKACGGCSPLKAGPSNLMSADSTVSGDTWSEVTSQSPFSHKDNSTSHDVSLLSHVEYDSDHEDDSKQEPDSAPSRLQFNEGHRLLGPPENRNPRQLEEKDNSSPRGSDTGGIKSVLKKLDSVLDEQYKELNDLKLMHKEAVLELLKDVPKEGHHRITRVCNAKIYGTN
- the LOC121746723 gene encoding elongation factor Tu, chloroplastic-like, which produces MAAVSSIAKLSHISTPLFPNPNPSPKSSKFALVSSFTPSTNFHFQFHNVVAAPLRRFSVRAARGKFERKKPHVNIGTIGHVDHGKTTLTAALTMALASLGNSAPKRYEEIDAAPEELKRGITINTATVEYETESRHYAHVDCPGHADYVKNMITGAAQMDGAILVVSGADGPMPQTKEHILLAKQVGVPSMVVFLNKQDQVDDEELLQLVELEVRDLLSTHEFPGDDIPIVSGSALLALNALIENPKIKRGENEWVDKIYQLMDEVDSYIPIPQRRTDLPFLMAIEDVFSITGRGTVATGRVERGTIKIGDTVDIVGLKETRSTIITGVEMFQKTLDEAVAGDNVGLLLRGIQKADIQRGMVLAKPGTITPHKKFMVVVYVLKKEEGGRHSPFFTNYRPQFYMRTTDVTGAVVRIMNDQDEESKMVMPGDHVKLEVELITHVACEQGMRFAIREGGKTVGAGLIQSIIE
- the LOC121746721 gene encoding probable serine/threonine-protein kinase WNK3 isoform X1 translates to MVQDSASEAESDDCDIVPEFVEVDPSGRYGRYKEVLGKGAFKKVYRAFDELEGIEVAWNQVKLADLLRNSVDLERLFSEVHLLKTLKHKNIIKFYSSWVDAKNEHINFITEIFVSGTLRQYRKKHKHVDVRALKKWSRQILEGLSYLHRHDPPVIHRDLKCDNIFVNGNQGEVKIGDLGLAAILQQARSAHSVIGKLVDYNFNFALCLNFMVKVTCDPEIGTPEFMAPELYEEEYNELVDIYAFGMCLIELVTFEYPYVECSNAAQIYKKVTAGIKPASLKKVKDPAIREFIEKCIAKAPERLSAKELLMDPFLRSDEESSGSSMWPQSTDTGDNGNWFDIGANQDSGFEGSRDFTLQGHRKDHNTIFLKLRIADASGHIRNIHFPFDVEEDTSTAVASEMVEELDLTDHDVSVIADMIDSEFQSLIPDWTPRGTANSGSFNGQTMIEFGVLGTHGDMSSSPTMHENHPSGPLVLERLPSGRKYWSDSPKACGGCSPLKAGPSNLMSADSTVSGDTWSEVTSQSPFSHKDNSTSHDVSLLSHVEYDSDHEDDSKQEPDSAPSRLQFNEGHRLLGPPENRNPRQLEEKDNSSPRGSDTGGIKSVLKKLDSVLDEQYKELNDLKLMHKEAVLELLKDVPKEGHHRITRVCNAKIYGTN
- the LOC121746721 gene encoding probable serine/threonine-protein kinase WNK3 isoform X2: MVQDSASEAESDDCDIVPEFVEVDPSGRYGRYKEVLGKGAFKKVYRAFDELEGIEVAWNQVKLADLLRNSVDLERLFSEVHLLKTLKHKNIIKFYSSWVDAKNEHINFITEIFVSGTLRQYRKKHKHVDVRALKKWSRQILEGLSYLHRHDPPVIHRDLKCDNIFVNGNQGEVKIGDLGLAAILQQARSAHSVIGTPEFMAPELYEEEYNELVDIYAFGMCLIELVTFEYPYVECSNAAQIYKKVTAGIKPASLKKVKDPAIREFIEKCIAKAPERLSAKELLMDPFLRSDEESSGSSMWPQSTDTGDNGNWFDIGANQDSGFEGSRDFTLQGHRKDHNTIFLKLRIADASGHIRNIHFPFDVEEDTSTAVASEMVEELDLTDHDVSVIADMIDSEFQSLIPDWTPRGTANSGSFNGQTMIEFGVLGTHGDMSSSPTMHENHPSGPLVLERLPSGRKYWSDSPKACGGCSPLKAGPSNLMSADSTVSGDTWSEVTSQSPFSHKDNSTSHDVSLLSHVEYDSDHEDDSKQEPDSAPSRLQFNEGHRLLGPPENRNPRQLEEKDNSSPRGSDTGGIKSVLKKLDSVLDEQYKELNDLKLMHKEAVLELLKDVPKEGHHRITRVCNAKIYGTN